A genomic window from Silurus meridionalis isolate SWU-2019-XX chromosome 21, ASM1480568v1, whole genome shotgun sequence includes:
- the cct5 gene encoding T-complex protein 1 subunit epsilon produces MSTLGTIAFDEYGRPFIIIKDQEKKFRLTGLDALKSHIMAAKAVANTLRTSLGPNGLDKMMVDKDGEVTVTNDGATILSMMDVDHQIAKLMVELSKSQDDEIGDGTTGVVVLAGALLEQAEQLLDKGIHPIRISDGYDQAARIAIDHLDKISDSFPVDTSNTEPLIQTAMTTLGSKVINRCHRQMAEIAVNAILTVVDMERKDVDFELIKMEGKVGGKLEDTQLIKGVVVDKEFSHPQMPKVLKDTKIAILTCPFEPPKPKTKHKLDVTSVEDYKALQKYEKDKFLEMIKQVKDNGANLAICQWGFDDEANHLLLQNELPAVRWVGGPEIELIAIATGGRIVPRFSELTPEKLGAAGLVREVCFGTTKDHMLIIEECKNSRAVTIFIRGGNKMIIEEAKRALHDALCVIRNLVRDNRIVYGGGASEISCALAVNEAADKCPSLEQYAMRAFADALEVIPMALAENSGLNPIQTMTGVRARQVKEANSALGIDCLRLSTNDMKQQHVIETLIGKKQQISLATQVVKMILKIDDIRNPGESED; encoded by the exons ATGTCTACTCTGGGAACGATAGCCTTCGATGAATATGGCCGgcctttcattattattaaggaCCAGGAGAAGAAATTTCGGCTGACCGGCCTTGATGCGCTTAAG TCGCACATCATGGCTGCAAAGGCAGTTGCCAACACCCTGAGGACTTCACTGGGTCCAAATG GACTCGATAAGATGATGGTGGATAAGGACGGAGAAGTGACGGTCACCAACGATGGCGCTACCATTCTCAGCATGATGGACGTGGATCACCAGATCGCCAAACTCATGGTGGAGCTCTCAAAGTCTCAGGATGATGAGATTGGAGACGGCACCACTGGTGTTGTAG TTCTTGCCGGGGCTCTCCTCGAGCAGGCCGAGCAGCTCTTGGACAAAGGGATCCACCCAATCCGCATCTCTGACGGCTATGACCAAGCCGCACGAATTGCCATTGATCACCTGGACAAGATCAGCGACAGCTTCCCCGTGGACACGAGCAACACAGAGCCGCTCATTCAGACAGCCATGACTACACTCGGCTCTAAAGT GATTAACCGATGCCACAGACAGATGGCAGAGATTGCTGTGAATGCCATTCTTACCGTGGTAGACATGGAGAGAAAGGATGTGGATTTTGAGCTCATCAAGATGGAAGGGAAAGTCGGAGGTAAACTGGAGGACACTCAGCTTATCAAAGGTGTTGTCGTGGACAAAGAGTTTAGCCATCCTCAGATGCCCAag GTTCTAAAGGACACAAAAATTGCCATCCTGACCTGCCCATTTGAGCCACCCAAGCCTAAAACCAAGCACAAGCTGGATGTGACCTCAGTGGAAGACTATAAGGCTCTACAGAAATATGAGAAGGATAAGTTCCTGGAGATGATTAAGCAG GTGAAGGATAATGGCGCAAATCTTGCCATTTGCCAGTGGGGCTTTGACGATGAGGCGAAtcacctgctgctgcagaaCGAGCTCCCTGCTGTGCGCTGGGTCGGAGGGCCTGAGATTGAG CTGATTGCCATTGCCACCGGCGGCCGCATTGTGCCCAGGTTCAGCGAGCTTACTCCAGAGAAATTGGGCGCCGCCGGCCTTGTGCGAGAAGTTTGCTTCGGCACAACTAAAGACCACATGCTCATCATCGAAGAGTGCAAGAATTCCAGAGCTGTTACTATCTTCATCCGTGGTGGAAACAAAATG ATTATCGAGGAGGCTAAGAGAGCACTGCATGATGCCCTGTGCGTCATCCGTAACCTGGTCCGCGACAACCGCATTGTTTATGGCGGCGGTGCATCTGAGATTTCCTGTGCTCTTGCTGTTAATGAAGCTGCTGATAAG TGCCCCTCTCTGGAGCAGTACGCCATGCGGGCATTTGCCGACGCTCTAGAAGTCATTCCCATGGCTTTAGCAGAGAACAGCGGATTAAACCCCATTCAGACAATGACTGGGGTCAGAGCCCGGCAAGTCAAAGAAGCAAACTCTGCACTGGGAATCGACTGTCTGCGTCTGTCCACTAACG ACATGAAGCAGCAACATGTGATTGAGACCCTCATTGGAAAGAAACAGCAGATTTCCCTAGCAACCCAAGTGGTGAAGATGATCCTGAAGATCGATGACATCAGAAACCCTGGCGAATCTGAAGACTGA
- the cmbl gene encoding carboxymethylenebutenolidase homolog yields MLSFFDRHSFWNLFLFHYHWFIATKKNKTLTMANEARPCPCDIGDRMEYGSLGEEVQIEHVKAYLVKPKAPTDKALIVIQDIYGWQLPNTRYMADMLASNGYVAVCPDFFLGKEPWCASSDWSTFQQWLEDKKPTNVNKEVDVVLKYLKEEIGAKSIGVVGFCWGGVATHYISLQYPEIKAGVSVYGIVREREDRYELQSPTLFIFAEKDTVIPLDQVTTLEANLKDKCTVDFEVKIFPNQTHGFVHRKREEVNPEDKPYILEARQDMINWLKKYI; encoded by the exons ATGCTGTCCTTCTTCGACCGCCATAGCTTTTGGAATCTGTTTCTTTTCCATTATCATTGGTttattgcaacaaaaaaaaataaaactttaacg ATGGCAAATGAAGCCAGACCATGCCCGTGTGACATTGGGGACAGGATGGAATATGGCAGTCTTGGCGAGGAGGTTCAGATTGAGCATGTTAAAGCTTATCTGGTGAAACCAAAAGCACCAACAGACAAAGCCCTTATAGTAATTCAAGACATTTATGGATGGCAGCTACCCAATACTCGATACATGGCTGACATGCTCGCATCAAATGGATACGT TGCTGTTTGCCCAGACTTTTTTCTTGGAAAGGAGCCATGGTGTGCTTCAAGTGACTGGTCAACATTTCAACAGTGGCTTGAGGATAAAAAACCCACCAACGTCAACAA ggaGGTGGATGTGGTTTTGAAATACCTCAAGGAAGAAATCGGAGCCAAAAGCATTGGAGTGGTTGGGTTCTGTTGGGGTGGAGTTGCCACACACTATATATCCCTCCAATATCCTGAAATTAAGGCTGGAGTTTCAGTCTACG GGATTGTCCGAGAGCGAGAAGATCGTTATGAACTACAAAGTCCAACTCTCTTCATCTTTGCTGAAAAAGACACAGTGATACCACTTGACCAG gTGACAACCCTTGAGGCAAACCTGAAGGATAAATGCACCGTTGACTTCGAAGTGAAGATTTTTCCCAATCAGACTCACGGATTTGTGCATCGTAAACGAGAAGAGGTCAATCCAGAGGATAAACCGTACATCCTGGAGGCCCGGCAGGACATGATTAACTGGCTAAAGAAATACATCTAG